The following proteins are encoded in a genomic region of Pseudoxanthomonas suwonensis 11-1:
- a CDS encoding malate dehydrogenase yields MKTPVRVAVTGAAGQIGYALLFRIASGEMLGKDQPVILQLLELPMEKAQAALKGVIMELEDCAFPLLAGIVGTDDPEVAFKDADVALLVGARPRGPGMERKDLLLENAKIFTAQGAALNKVASRDVKVLVVGNPANTNAYIAMKSAPDLKPENFTAMLRLDHNRALSQLATKANVAVGDIEKLVVWGNHSPTMYPDYRFATVKGESLKDKINDADWNANEFIPKVGKRGAAIIEARGLSSAASAANAAIDHIRDWVLGSNGKWVTMGIPSDGSYGIPEGVIFGFPVTTENGKYTLVKDLPIDEFSQKAIDKTLAELEEERSGVAHLLG; encoded by the coding sequence ATGAAGACCCCCGTTCGAGTTGCCGTGACCGGTGCCGCCGGCCAGATCGGCTATGCCCTGCTGTTCCGCATCGCTTCCGGCGAGATGCTCGGCAAGGACCAGCCCGTGATCCTGCAGCTGCTGGAGCTGCCGATGGAAAAGGCCCAGGCCGCGCTCAAGGGCGTGATCATGGAGCTGGAGGACTGCGCGTTCCCGCTGCTGGCCGGCATCGTCGGCACCGACGACCCGGAAGTGGCGTTCAAGGACGCCGACGTGGCCCTGCTGGTTGGCGCGCGTCCGCGCGGCCCGGGCATGGAGCGCAAGGACCTGCTGCTGGAGAACGCCAAGATCTTCACCGCCCAGGGCGCCGCGCTGAACAAGGTCGCCAGCCGTGACGTGAAGGTGCTGGTGGTCGGCAACCCGGCCAACACCAACGCCTACATCGCGATGAAGTCGGCCCCGGACCTGAAGCCGGAGAACTTCACCGCGATGCTGCGCCTGGACCACAACCGCGCCCTGAGCCAGCTGGCCACCAAGGCCAACGTGGCCGTCGGCGACATCGAGAAGCTGGTCGTGTGGGGCAACCACAGCCCGACCATGTACCCGGACTACCGCTTCGCCACCGTCAAGGGCGAGTCGCTGAAGGACAAGATCAACGACGCCGACTGGAACGCCAACGAGTTCATCCCGAAGGTCGGCAAGCGCGGCGCCGCCATCATCGAGGCCCGTGGCCTGTCCTCGGCCGCCTCGGCCGCCAACGCCGCCATCGACCACATCCGCGACTGGGTGCTGGGCAGCAACGGCAAGTGGGTGACCATGGGCATCCCGTCCGACGGCTCCTACGGCATCCCGGAGGGCGTGATCTTCGGCTTCCCGGTGACTACCGAGAACGGCAAGTACACCCTGGTCAAGGACCTGCCGATCGACGAGTTCAGCCAGAAGGCCATCGACAAGACCCTTGCCGAGCTGGAAGAAGAGCGCTCCGGCGTCGCCCACCTGCTGGGCTGA
- a CDS encoding glutaredoxin family protein has product MRILGLLLILGLAGGVFAWWSRGPAQLHPDDPRRATGDDGIVMLAADWCGYCQRQRADFERAGVRYRVLDVDREEGSQAMLALGTRGVPVTVIGQDVVRGYDTAALDQRLTPLGYDVY; this is encoded by the coding sequence ATGCGCATCCTCGGCTTGCTACTGATCCTGGGCCTGGCCGGCGGCGTGTTCGCCTGGTGGTCGCGGGGCCCGGCGCAGCTGCATCCGGACGACCCGCGCCGCGCCACCGGCGACGACGGCATCGTGATGCTGGCCGCCGACTGGTGCGGCTACTGCCAGCGCCAGCGCGCCGACTTCGAGCGCGCCGGCGTCCGTTACCGGGTGCTGGACGTCGACCGGGAGGAGGGCAGCCAGGCCATGCTCGCCCTGGGCACCCGTGGCGTCCCGGTCACCGTGATCGGCCAGGACGTGGTCCGCGGCTACGACACCGCGGCCTTGGACCAAAGGCTTACCCCGCTGGGATACGACGTCTATTAA